In Cervus elaphus chromosome 31, mCerEla1.1, whole genome shotgun sequence, one DNA window encodes the following:
- the CLDN8 gene encoding claudin-8 produces the protein MATYALQIAGLVLGGVGMVGTVAVTVMPQWRVSAFIGSNIVVFENLWEGLWMSCMRHANIRMQCKIYDSLLALSPDLQAARGLMCAASVLAFLAFMTAVLGMQCTRCAGDDETVKGHFLLTAGVLFIITGLVVLIPVSWVANSIIRDFYNPIVDIAQKRELGEALYIGWTTALVLIVGGTLFCCVSCCQEKSSSYRYSIPSHRTTQKSYHTAKKSPSVYSRSQYV, from the coding sequence ATGGCTACCTACGCCCTGCAAATCGCCGGGCTGGTGCTCGGTGGTGTGGGCATGGTGGGCACAGTGGCTGTCACGGTCATGCCTCAGTGGAGAGTGTCTGCCTTCATTGGAAGCAACATTGTGGTCTTTGAAAACCTCTGGGAAGGACTGTGGATGAGTTGCATGAGGCATGCTAACATCAGAATGCAGTGCAAAATCTACGATTCGCTGCTGGCTCTCTCTCCGGACCTGCAGGCAGCCAGAGGACTGATGTGTGCCGCTTCCGTGCTCGCCTTCCTGGCTTTCATGACGGCCGTCCTTGGCATGCAGTGTACCAGGTGCGCGGGGGACGACGAGACGGTGAAAGGTCACTTTCTGCTGACCGCCGGAGTGCTCTTCATCATCACAGGCCTCGTGGTGCTCATCCCCGTGAGCTGGGTTGCCAACTCCATCATCAGAGACTTCTACAACCCAATAGTGGACATTGCCCAAAAACGGGAGCTGGGAGAAGCCCTCTACATCGGCTGGACCACGGCCCTGGTGCTGATCGTCGGAGGGACGCTGTTCTGTTGTGTTTCTTGTTGCCAGGAAAAGAGCAGTAGCTACAGATACTCCATCCCGTCCCACCGAACAACCCAGAAGAGCTACCACACCGCGAAGAAGTCGCCGAGCGTGTACTCCAGAAGTCAGTACGTGTAG